From one Acidobacteriota bacterium genomic stretch:
- a CDS encoding GtrA family protein — translation MEHLIRWARFNAVGLMGVLVQITVLMFVRSVWNLHYLPATALAVEMAVLHNFWWHERWTWSDRTATAETSVLGRLLRFNMTVGTVSIVQNLFLMELLVASLNVHYLPANLMAIASCSTLNYFSSHWLVFGQAAKEK, via the coding sequence ATGGAACACTTGATCCGATGGGCCCGATTCAACGCCGTCGGCCTGATGGGAGTATTGGTTCAGATCACCGTTCTCATGTTTGTGCGCAGTGTCTGGAACCTGCACTACCTGCCGGCCACCGCCCTGGCCGTGGAGATGGCGGTGTTGCACAACTTCTGGTGGCATGAGCGTTGGACGTGGTCGGACCGCACCGCAACGGCGGAAACGAGCGTCTTGGGCCGGTTGCTCCGCTTCAACATGACCGTCGGCACGGTCTCCATCGTCCAAAACCTGTTTCTGATGGAGCTCCTGGTGGCCAGCCTGAATGTGCACTACCTGCCGGCCAACCTGATGGCCATCGCCTCCTGCTCCACGTTGAACTACTTTTCCAGCCATTGGCTGGTCTTCGGACAGGCCGCCAAGGAGAAATGA
- a CDS encoding FAD-binding oxidoreductase: MTSRENDPIWGHRWGFADTRFVLNDDDSVTLTGDRYELCGYKMRDFLPYVREVLGLDPDFKKKRPEADPKPVPAPRKNTRFCRRLANFYRPDQYTFDDRERLIHSHGQTSADEVFRVVYSQLDRVADMVIYPEAEKDCAMLVALARTQDVCLVPYGGGTSVSCALKLPASEERMIVSVDMRRMNRVEWIDRENQRALVQAGITGEELERQLGKAGFVSGHEPDSIELSTLGGWIATNASGMKKNRYGNIEDIVEKVTLITPTGRVEHLTASPRVSMGMQPQSLFFGSEGNLGLITSAIIKIHPRPQVRKYGSLVFPDFAKGVAFLRSLAETRFVPASIRLVDNVQFRFGQALKPRPTGSAAWLDKLKKFFVLKVKGFDPHQMSAATILMEGSREEVAFQEKGLYKLANEYGGLPGGAENGRRGYRLTFAIAYIRDFLSDFHILGETFETSVPWNRIHQVCDAVVARAQARHQELELPGRPYVSYRITQVYHTGVCIYFMFGFYAKGVDDPETVFSEIEHSLRQAIIDAGGSISHHHGVGKLRSGFMKHTLSSRGIRLLKEIKRSTDPNNIFGIRNNVLGD; this comes from the coding sequence ATGACCAGTCGAGAAAACGATCCGATCTGGGGGCACCGTTGGGGATTCGCCGACACCCGATTCGTGCTCAACGACGACGACTCGGTGACACTCACCGGTGACCGTTACGAGCTGTGCGGCTACAAGATGCGAGACTTCCTCCCGTACGTGAGAGAAGTCCTGGGACTCGATCCCGATTTCAAGAAAAAACGGCCCGAGGCCGATCCGAAACCGGTTCCCGCCCCCAGAAAGAACACCCGGTTCTGCCGTCGTCTGGCCAATTTCTACCGTCCCGATCAATACACCTTCGACGACCGCGAGAGACTCATCCACAGCCACGGGCAGACCAGTGCCGACGAAGTCTTCCGGGTCGTCTATTCCCAACTGGACCGTGTCGCCGATATGGTCATCTACCCCGAAGCGGAGAAAGATTGTGCGATGCTGGTGGCGCTGGCCCGGACACAAGATGTCTGCCTCGTTCCCTACGGCGGCGGCACCAGCGTCAGTTGCGCGTTGAAACTTCCGGCGTCGGAAGAACGCATGATCGTTTCCGTCGACATGAGGCGGATGAATCGCGTCGAATGGATCGATCGCGAGAACCAGCGGGCGCTGGTCCAAGCGGGCATCACGGGGGAGGAACTGGAACGCCAGCTCGGGAAGGCCGGTTTCGTCTCCGGTCACGAACCCGACAGCATCGAGCTCTCCACCCTGGGAGGATGGATCGCCACCAATGCCAGCGGGATGAAGAAGAATCGATACGGCAACATCGAGGACATTGTCGAAAAAGTGACGCTGATCACGCCCACCGGCCGGGTGGAGCATCTGACGGCCTCTCCCCGCGTCTCCATGGGAATGCAGCCCCAGAGTCTTTTCTTTGGAAGCGAAGGCAACCTGGGTCTCATCACCAGCGCCATCATCAAGATCCATCCCCGGCCCCAGGTCCGCAAGTATGGCTCCCTCGTTTTTCCTGACTTTGCCAAGGGTGTCGCCTTCCTTCGGAGCTTGGCTGAAACCAGATTCGTACCCGCCAGCATCCGTCTGGTGGACAACGTGCAATTCCGTTTCGGCCAGGCCCTGAAGCCGAGGCCCACCGGATCGGCCGCCTGGTTGGACAAGCTGAAGAAATTCTTTGTGCTCAAGGTCAAGGGGTTCGATCCCCATCAGATGTCCGCCGCCACCATCCTCATGGAAGGATCCCGGGAAGAGGTCGCCTTTCAGGAAAAGGGCCTCTACAAACTGGCCAATGAGTACGGAGGCCTGCCGGGCGGCGCCGAGAACGGCCGCCGCGGCTATCGGCTCACCTTCGCCATCGCCTATATCCGGGACTTCCTGTCGGACTTCCACATCCTGGGAGAGACCTTCGAGACCTCGGTGCCCTGGAACCGAATACACCAGGTTTGCGACGCCGTCGTGGCCCGGGCTCAGGCCCGGCACCAAGAGCTGGAACTGCCGGGACGCCCCTATGTCTCCTATCGAATCACCCAGGTCTACCACACGGGAGTCTGTATCTACTTCATGTTCGGCTTCTACGCCAAGGGCGTGGACGACCCGGAAACCGTTTTCAGCGAGATCGAGCATTCACTGCGCCAGGCCATCATCGATGCGGGCGGGTCCATTTCCCACCACCACGGAGTCGGTAAACTCCGCAGTGGGTTCATGAAACACACTCTCTCTTCCCGGGGTATTCGGCTCCTGAAGGAGATCAAGCGGTCCACCGATCCCAACAATATCTTCGGCATTCGAAACAACGTCCTGGGCGACTGA
- a CDS encoding mandelate racemase/muconate lactonizing enzyme family protein, with translation MQITKVDSYIVENPWNPWFFVRVETDTGVVGVGEGIGYHWSLAAQAYLRQNGEHLFLGRDPHDIEKMVLDTRQMLGIDRGLGMVERSVLSAVEQACWDILGKHYGVPVYKLLGGKVRDRIRVYANGWYNDFDVRDAGQWAAKARKLVDQGYTALKFDPFGAAYRRLEPSEFRLAVDIVAAVREATGPDTGLIVEAHARFHPEAAIQFGKAMEPYDLLWYEAPTLGYLGPAPLKEVASRVNIPIGTDVAGISDLVQASQYLPGRAAGVYQPDVGYSSGILEVKKMSALADALGVFFAPHMSLGPICMAASIQVSFTAPAFLIQEAFAEFAYPSWTRELVTGSAPIRDGYIELPDKPGLGVELDVSVARQHPLKGDRVIDLLAEGWEGRSDVLKA, from the coding sequence ATGCAGATCACCAAAGTCGATTCCTACATCGTGGAAAATCCCTGGAACCCCTGGTTTTTCGTGCGAGTGGAGACGGATACGGGAGTCGTCGGCGTCGGCGAGGGGATCGGGTACCACTGGTCCCTGGCGGCCCAGGCCTACCTGCGCCAGAACGGCGAGCATCTCTTCCTGGGGCGGGACCCACACGACATCGAGAAGATGGTCCTGGACACCCGCCAGATGCTGGGGATCGATCGGGGTCTGGGGATGGTGGAGAGGAGCGTTCTTTCGGCCGTGGAGCAGGCCTGCTGGGACATTCTGGGGAAGCACTACGGAGTCCCGGTCTACAAGTTGCTGGGCGGCAAGGTCCGCGACCGGATCCGGGTCTACGCCAACGGCTGGTACAACGACTTCGACGTCCGTGATGCCGGCCAATGGGCGGCCAAGGCCAGAAAACTGGTGGATCAGGGCTACACGGCGCTCAAGTTCGATCCCTTCGGGGCCGCCTACCGGCGTCTCGAACCGTCCGAGTTCCGCCTGGCCGTGGACATCGTCGCCGCCGTGCGCGAGGCCACGGGGCCCGACACGGGTTTGATCGTGGAGGCGCACGCCCGGTTCCATCCCGAAGCCGCGATTCAGTTCGGCAAGGCCATGGAGCCGTACGACCTGCTCTGGTACGAGGCGCCGACTCTCGGATACCTGGGTCCGGCACCCCTCAAGGAGGTGGCGTCCCGGGTCAATATTCCCATCGGGACCGACGTGGCCGGAATCAGCGACCTGGTCCAGGCCAGCCAGTACCTGCCCGGCCGGGCGGCCGGCGTCTACCAACCCGACGTGGGTTACTCCAGCGGGATCCTGGAAGTGAAGAAGATGTCCGCCCTTGCCGACGCCCTGGGTGTTTTCTTCGCTCCCCACATGTCCCTGGGGCCCATCTGCATGGCGGCTTCGATCCAGGTCAGCTTCACCGCGCCTGCCTTCCTGATCCAGGAGGCGTTCGCCGAATTCGCGTATCCCTCCTGGACCCGGGAACTGGTCACCGGATCAGCCCCCATCCGGGACGGATACATCGAGTTGCCGGATAAACCTGGCCTCGGTGTGGAACTGGACGTCTCGGTGGCCCGCCAGCACCCCCTCAAGGGAGACCGGGTGATCGATCTCCTGGCCGAAGGCTGGGAGGGACGATCTGATGTGCTAAAGGCGTAA
- a CDS encoding sugar phosphate isomerase/epimerase, with amino-acid sequence MGTIRRREFGQVLAATGLGLATGTSRSEAAGRKEHRIPLGFDNYSIRALEWKAPRLIEYAAELELDSCLLSDLYVYDSHDESYLGEIRAQANGAGIQLHVGTGSICPTSSSFKTDFGSAEEHLALTIRIARILRSPVARCFLGSRQDRLGPEGIEPHMKSTVQVLRKLRGPALEAGVRIAIENHAGDMQARETVRVIEEAGTDFVGATVDSGNATWSLEDPVRNLEILGPYAASSGIRDSMVWEDESGARVQWAAMGDGCVDLETYMERFARLCPGVPIQLETISGVQRSVPYLQRDFWNPYPAALAQDFAAFVALARRGTPLKPFAVPEDADAQKATAAFQKAELERSVRYCREVLGLGLKS; translated from the coding sequence ATGGGAACCATTCGCCGTCGCGAGTTCGGGCAAGTCCTGGCGGCCACCGGGTTGGGGCTCGCGACCGGAACTTCCCGTTCCGAGGCCGCCGGCCGGAAGGAACACCGCATCCCGCTGGGGTTCGACAACTACTCCATTCGGGCGCTGGAATGGAAGGCGCCGCGCCTGATCGAGTATGCCGCCGAGTTGGAGTTGGACTCCTGCCTGCTCTCGGACCTCTACGTCTACGACAGTCACGACGAGTCCTATCTCGGCGAAATTCGGGCGCAGGCGAACGGTGCGGGCATCCAACTTCACGTCGGGACGGGAAGCATCTGTCCCACCTCTTCCAGTTTCAAGACCGATTTCGGCAGTGCGGAGGAACATCTGGCGCTCACCATCCGGATCGCCCGGATTCTGAGGTCGCCGGTGGCCCGCTGCTTCCTGGGCAGCCGCCAGGATCGCCTGGGGCCCGAGGGAATCGAACCCCACATGAAAAGCACCGTCCAGGTGTTGCGGAAACTGCGGGGCCCGGCGCTGGAAGCGGGAGTCCGCATCGCCATCGAGAACCACGCCGGCGACATGCAGGCCCGGGAAACGGTCCGGGTCATCGAAGAGGCGGGGACCGATTTCGTGGGCGCGACGGTGGATTCGGGAAACGCCACCTGGAGTCTGGAAGATCCGGTCCGGAATCTGGAGATCCTGGGTCCCTACGCCGCCTCCAGCGGCATCCGGGATTCCATGGTCTGGGAGGACGAATCCGGTGCCCGGGTCCAGTGGGCGGCGATGGGGGACGGCTGCGTCGACCTGGAGACCTACATGGAACGGTTCGCCCGGCTCTGTCCCGGCGTCCCCATCCAGCTGGAGACCATTTCCGGGGTGCAGAGATCCGTTCCCTATCTGCAGAGGGACTTCTGGAATCCGTACCCGGCGGCCCTGGCCCAGGATTTCGCCGCCTTCGTGGCCCTGGCCAGACGGGGCACGCCGTTGAAGCCTTTTGCGGTTCCGGAGGACGCCGATGCCCAAAAGGCCACTGCCGCTTTCCAGAAAGCGGAGTTGGAACGCAGCGTGCGATACTGCAGGGAGGTCCTGGGGCTGGGCTTGAAGTCATAG
- a CDS encoding DUF3891 family protein, which yields MLKRTVGGELWCISQPEHAAAAGYLAAHWGNHEFARPGRYAPFRDPEALRAETVLAIAEHDNGWWEWEADPQIDPSDGLPLDLTSLKQSDGLRRWHLGVSRFRHHHPYIALLISLHAYWLHAPRVQSGHTPAFLHPLFGIPAEWPPPKGRELEEAKEFVAEQNALQGLLTERIKRAPEWAAAVKPRHLNPHIRLLQLCDALSLHLCFGGDKERTLREIPRRCWNDRVSLRVLPTGERRVAVDPYPFDQDPLPVTLRARILNPEIRPAEDFQTWWHARSRREIRFRFVR from the coding sequence ATGCTCAAGCGCACGGTGGGCGGCGAACTCTGGTGCATCTCGCAGCCGGAGCACGCTGCGGCCGCCGGCTACCTGGCCGCCCACTGGGGCAACCACGAATTCGCCCGCCCCGGTCGATACGCACCCTTCCGCGACCCCGAAGCGCTGCGAGCCGAAACCGTCCTCGCCATCGCCGAGCACGACAACGGCTGGTGGGAGTGGGAGGCCGACCCCCAAATCGACCCCTCCGACGGCCTCCCGTTGGATCTGACGAGCCTCAAACAGTCCGACGGCCTCCGGCGGTGGCACTTGGGCGTATCCCGCTTCCGGCACCACCATCCCTATATCGCCCTGCTCATCAGCTTGCACGCCTACTGGCTGCACGCGCCACGCGTCCAGTCCGGGCACACGCCGGCATTCCTCCATCCCCTGTTCGGAATCCCCGCTGAGTGGCCTCCACCCAAAGGCAGAGAACTGGAAGAAGCCAAGGAGTTCGTTGCCGAACAAAACGCTCTGCAGGGATTGCTCACGGAACGCATCAAGCGCGCTCCCGAATGGGCCGCCGCCGTCAAGCCGCGCCACCTGAACCCTCACATCCGCCTGCTGCAACTCTGCGACGCGCTGTCGCTCCACCTCTGTTTCGGTGGAGACAAGGAGCGAACTCTCCGGGAGATTCCGCGCAGGTGTTGGAACGATCGAGTCTCACTCCGTGTTCTTCCGACAGGCGAACGCCGAGTCGCCGTCGATCCGTACCCCTTCGATCAGGACCCGCTGCCGGTCACCCTTCGAGCCCGTATCCTGAACCCGGAAATTCGACCCGCGGAGGACTTCCAGACCTGGTGGCACGCGCGCTCCCGCCGGGAAATCCGGTTTCGATTCGTCCGTTGA
- a CDS encoding FAD-dependent oxidoreductase translates to MRTRTHFPLGSAERPLRVAIVGSGPSGFYAADALFKQKGVHLRIDMFERMAMPYGLVRYGVAPDHQSIKRVIRSYAMTARDPRFRFFGNVQVGHDLPVEQLRKHFDQVVYAFGCSSDRRLGIPGEDLPGSHTATEFVAWYNGHPDHRNDRFDLSGSRVAVVGVGNVAMDVTRILVKDPEELASTDIAHYALDTLRMSRIKEVLVLGRRGPVQAKFTPKEIQEIGSLPDVDVMVRKRDLELDDCSLDEMRAKKPAHRNVQYMMERARLGAQGGSRRVLLQFLASPVEILSTNGRVSAVRVERNRLVADEQGWIRSVGTGVSEIVPVDLVFRSVGYRGVPLPGIPFDDRKGVIPSAHGRVLNRRGEANGTSEYVVGWIKRGPTGLIGTNKGDSAETVRSMMEDIRGREALPLSEGADEAVSRLLLERGIRPIRFSDWNIIDRIELERGRRRGKLREKITDPTEIASLLDGRRRRVAVG, encoded by the coding sequence ATGAGGACCCGCACACACTTTCCCCTCGGCAGCGCTGAGCGCCCCCTCCGCGTTGCCATCGTCGGCTCGGGGCCATCCGGTTTCTACGCCGCCGACGCTCTCTTCAAGCAAAAGGGTGTGCATCTGCGCATCGACATGTTCGAGCGCATGGCCATGCCGTACGGGCTGGTTCGTTACGGAGTGGCGCCGGACCACCAGAGCATCAAGCGGGTCATCCGCAGCTACGCGATGACGGCGCGTGACCCCCGGTTCAGGTTCTTCGGCAACGTTCAGGTGGGGCACGACCTGCCGGTGGAGCAGTTGCGCAAGCACTTCGACCAGGTTGTCTACGCTTTTGGTTGCAGTTCGGACCGGCGGTTGGGCATCCCGGGGGAGGACCTTCCGGGCAGTCACACGGCGACGGAATTCGTGGCCTGGTACAACGGGCATCCCGATCACCGCAACGACCGGTTCGACCTCTCCGGCAGCCGGGTGGCCGTGGTGGGTGTCGGCAACGTGGCCATGGACGTGACCCGGATTCTGGTCAAGGATCCGGAGGAGCTGGCCTCCACCGACATCGCCCACTACGCTCTGGACACCCTGCGCATGAGCAGAATCAAGGAAGTCCTGGTATTGGGACGCCGGGGACCGGTCCAGGCCAAGTTCACTCCCAAGGAAATCCAGGAGATCGGGAGTCTGCCGGACGTGGACGTGATGGTGCGTAAGCGTGACCTGGAGCTGGACGACTGCTCTCTGGACGAGATGCGGGCGAAAAAGCCGGCGCACCGCAACGTGCAGTACATGATGGAGCGGGCCCGGCTGGGGGCCCAAGGGGGGTCGCGCCGCGTCCTCTTGCAGTTTCTTGCTTCGCCGGTAGAGATCCTCTCCACCAATGGGAGGGTGAGTGCGGTACGGGTCGAGCGAAATCGTCTTGTGGCCGACGAGCAGGGCTGGATCCGGTCCGTGGGGACGGGAGTCAGCGAAATCGTCCCCGTGGATCTGGTGTTCCGATCCGTGGGTTACCGCGGTGTGCCCCTTCCGGGAATCCCGTTCGATGATCGTAAAGGGGTCATTCCCAGCGCCCATGGACGTGTCCTGAACCGCCGCGGTGAAGCGAACGGCACAAGCGAGTACGTCGTCGGTTGGATCAAGCGCGGTCCCACCGGGCTCATCGGAACCAACAAGGGAGATTCGGCGGAAACCGTTCGGAGCATGATGGAGGATATCCGCGGCAGGGAAGCCCTGCCGCTTTCCGAAGGTGCGGACGAAGCCGTGTCACGCCTCCTGCTGGAACGGGGAATCCGTCCGATTCGGTTCTCGGACTGGAACATCATCGACCGGATAGAGCTGGAGCGGGGCCGTCGCCGAGGCAAGCTGAGAGAGAAGATCACCGATCCGACGGAAATCGCCAGTTTGCTGGACGGCCGGCGCCGGCGTGTAGCGGTCGGCTGA
- a CDS encoding SDR family oxidoreductase yields MPKGKSKFHGKTGLITGASSGLGKRLALDLAAQGMNLGLGSRSEHSLQETAAGVRRAGAGCLVVPTDVTDARQCREMVSKVTGEFGALDYLILSAGLSMWTLFDQVRNVEIYRTLMEVNYLGAVHCIHPALPALKKQHGMIVAISSVQGRVGVPFHSGYTASKHALDGLLETLRTELHGQVRILNVMPGWIRSTRLRAHALSADGSPLGSASHRSRRERGVSVRECSRRITGALPGPGGNLYIPKAMGFLPLVKLLFPSLLRAGVRRAVRKQTKG; encoded by the coding sequence ATGCCAAAAGGAAAATCCAAATTCCACGGCAAGACGGGACTCATCACCGGCGCCTCCTCCGGCCTGGGGAAGAGACTGGCTCTTGATCTGGCCGCCCAGGGAATGAACCTGGGATTGGGTTCCCGCTCGGAGCATTCGCTGCAGGAAACGGCCGCCGGAGTCCGGCGAGCCGGAGCCGGCTGCCTCGTTGTCCCCACCGACGTCACCGACGCCCGGCAGTGCCGCGAAATGGTCTCGAAGGTGACCGGCGAATTCGGAGCCCTGGACTATCTCATCCTCAGCGCCGGCCTGAGCATGTGGACCCTCTTCGACCAGGTTCGCAACGTCGAGATTTACAGAACGCTCATGGAAGTGAACTACCTGGGGGCCGTCCACTGCATCCATCCCGCGCTGCCGGCCTTGAAGAAGCAACACGGCATGATCGTGGCCATCTCCTCCGTCCAGGGCCGGGTGGGCGTGCCGTTTCACAGCGGCTACACCGCCAGCAAGCACGCCCTGGACGGTCTCCTGGAGACGTTGCGGACCGAGTTGCACGGCCAGGTCCGCATTCTGAACGTGATGCCGGGATGGATCCGGAGCACCCGGCTCCGGGCTCACGCCCTCTCGGCCGACGGGTCACCCCTGGGCTCCGCCTCGCATCGGTCCCGGCGGGAGCGTGGCGTGAGCGTCCGCGAGTGTTCGCGCCGAATCACAGGAGCGCTTCCGGGACCGGGAGGGAACCTCTACATCCCCAAGGCCATGGGATTCCTCCCTCTGGTCAAACTCCTGTTTCCGTCTCTGCTCCGGGCCGGCGTCCGGAGGGCCGTCCGGAAACAGACCAAGGGGTGA
- a CDS encoding aldo/keto reductase yields MSRLRTKRLGRTGMQVSVVGLGCWGIGGPMERDGTISGYGQVDDAESLRMLRQALDQGVNFLDTAPWYGDGHSERLVGEVIRNRREEVIVSTKVGIFLKDKRYTSDYSGDYIMAHYEESLERLGTEYIDVYVLHSPEAGLYQPSGLAALKELKRRGIIRAYGISFPASHAESESFFLPLCEEEEVEVVQLRFNLLSWSARRRILPRLKQLDVGVVCREPFFFGYLTGRFTQDTVFDSTSDVRSTWPRERHLSLVEASERFHFLHRKLGCSPAQAALGYCVSQDQVATTIPGAMTIAELEDNLQAAGLEFDPSSIVRVQEIQEQHIGTEL; encoded by the coding sequence ATGAGCCGACTGAGGACCAAACGGCTGGGCAGGACCGGCATGCAGGTTTCGGTCGTGGGCCTGGGATGCTGGGGGATCGGGGGGCCCATGGAGCGGGACGGGACCATCTCCGGGTACGGCCAGGTGGACGATGCCGAATCGTTGCGAATGCTCCGCCAAGCCCTGGATCAGGGAGTCAACTTCCTGGACACGGCCCCCTGGTACGGCGACGGCCATTCAGAGCGGCTGGTGGGAGAGGTCATCCGGAACCGCCGGGAAGAGGTCATCGTCTCCACCAAAGTGGGAATATTCCTGAAGGACAAGCGCTATACCAGCGACTACTCGGGTGACTACATCATGGCTCACTACGAAGAGTCCCTGGAGCGCCTCGGCACCGAATACATCGACGTCTACGTCCTGCACTCCCCCGAAGCCGGCCTCTACCAACCTTCGGGATTGGCGGCCCTCAAGGAACTCAAGAGGCGGGGGATCATTCGCGCCTACGGGATCTCGTTCCCCGCATCCCACGCGGAGAGCGAATCCTTCTTCCTGCCGCTTTGCGAAGAGGAAGAAGTGGAAGTCGTCCAACTCCGGTTCAATCTGCTGAGTTGGAGCGCCCGCCGGCGTATCCTCCCCAGGCTCAAGCAACTGGATGTGGGCGTCGTCTGCCGCGAGCCCTTTTTCTTTGGCTATCTGACCGGCCGATTCACGCAGGATACGGTATTCGACTCCACTTCGGACGTTCGATCCACCTGGCCGCGTGAGAGGCATCTGTCACTGGTCGAAGCTTCGGAACGCTTCCACTTCCTCCACCGCAAACTGGGTTGCTCTCCGGCACAAGCCGCTCTGGGCTACTGCGTCTCCCAGGACCAGGTCGCGACAACCATTCCTGGCGCCATGACCATCGCCGAGCTGGAGGATAATCTGCAGGCGGCCGGCCTGGAGTTTGACCCGTCATCGATCGTTCGCGTTCAGGAGATTCAGGAACAACACATAGGAACGGAGCTCTAA
- a CDS encoding sodium/solute symporter (Members of the Solute:Sodium Symporter (SSS), TC 2.A.21 as described in tcdb.org, catalyze solute:Na+ symport. Known solutes for members of the family include sugars, amino acids, nucleosides, inositols, vitamins, urea or anions, depending on the system.), protein MGTVFTPLDTGVFFAALALVMGIGLLASRRENTAEAYFLAGRNIPWWGVAGSIYGSNVSANHMIGMMGIGFSVGFAQSHFELGAIAGLMLLCYGFLPVYRKLRIYTLSEYLERRYDQRSRAAYAIILVITMAVVQLVPALYIGARSSCVLMGGAALEEIGPESIPGELQDGEAGSAGSSGAPAKSKLGVNRFHYSVFVLILAAIATSYTIFGGLKAVIWTDVIQSVLLLLGGILLAILTFDRLGGWSALMDLDRAGAGKMHLYLPSDHPDLPWTGVLTGLMALHIFYWGTNQFIVQRALSARSDSQARLGIVAAGFLKLLIPFFSIASGVAAFYLFQSELPNRSVAPDTAFTELIVLVIQPLGFGLIGVIAAGAVGAILSSIDSMMNSAATIVSMDLYRRYLNPQASDAQMIRVGRWSILGFVSLASLFALFVIDPNSEKNFFLQIVDYQGYLTPGLLVVFLLGLFWRRTTPTAAFVTIVLGVIYSWAVEWIYVAYLAPLPAVAAVTGEVLNFFHRVVAVVVLCTLTAVLVSRLGSCPEEKAKLTWAGVLAISPEAVRNLLAGLVAWLGIMAALAAAVAGGGLSPVAAALLGSVLTLGMFWLLLRRRARSRGPVNLVSWAVRQDRCWAGCLCAAAVFFLFYFY, encoded by the coding sequence GTGGGCACCGTCTTCACACCTCTGGACACCGGCGTCTTCTTCGCCGCCCTGGCTCTGGTGATGGGCATCGGCCTGTTGGCGTCGCGGCGCGAAAACACGGCGGAGGCCTATTTTCTGGCGGGCCGCAACATCCCCTGGTGGGGCGTGGCCGGTTCCATCTACGGCAGCAACGTCAGCGCCAATCACATGATCGGGATGATGGGCATCGGCTTCAGCGTCGGTTTCGCTCAGAGCCACTTCGAGCTGGGAGCCATCGCCGGCCTCATGCTCCTCTGCTACGGGTTCCTCCCGGTCTATCGAAAGTTGAGGATCTACACCCTCTCCGAATACCTGGAGCGCCGGTACGACCAGCGCAGCCGGGCCGCCTACGCCATCATCCTGGTCATCACCATGGCTGTGGTCCAACTGGTGCCCGCGCTCTACATCGGCGCCCGTTCGAGTTGCGTGCTCATGGGCGGAGCCGCGCTCGAGGAGATCGGTCCGGAATCGATTCCTGGAGAGTTGCAGGACGGGGAGGCGGGGTCAGCCGGTTCGTCCGGCGCGCCGGCCAAGTCGAAGCTGGGCGTGAATCGTTTTCATTACAGCGTCTTCGTTCTGATCCTGGCCGCCATCGCCACCAGCTACACCATTTTCGGGGGACTCAAGGCGGTCATCTGGACGGACGTGATCCAATCGGTCCTGCTGCTGTTGGGCGGCATTTTACTGGCGATCCTCACCTTTGACCGGCTGGGAGGATGGAGCGCGCTGATGGACCTGGATCGAGCGGGGGCGGGAAAGATGCACCTCTATCTGCCCAGCGACCATCCGGACCTGCCCTGGACCGGGGTTCTGACCGGCCTGATGGCTCTGCACATCTTCTATTGGGGAACGAACCAGTTCATCGTCCAGCGTGCGCTGAGCGCCCGGAGCGACTCGCAGGCGCGGCTGGGCATCGTAGCGGCGGGGTTCCTCAAGTTATTGATCCCCTTCTTTTCCATCGCCAGCGGAGTGGCTGCCTTCTATCTGTTCCAGTCCGAGCTCCCGAATCGTTCCGTGGCCCCCGACACCGCCTTCACCGAGTTGATCGTTCTGGTGATACAGCCGCTGGGATTCGGGCTCATCGGCGTGATCGCGGCCGGCGCCGTGGGAGCCATCCTGTCCTCCATCGATTCCATGATGAACTCGGCCGCCACCATCGTCAGCATGGACCTCTACCGCCGGTATCTCAATCCGCAGGCCAGCGACGCCCAGATGATCCGGGTGGGACGATGGTCCATCCTGGGGTTTGTCTCCCTCGCCAGCCTGTTCGCGCTTTTCGTCATCGATCCCAACTCGGAGAAGAATTTCTTCCTTCAGATCGTCGACTACCAGGGCTACCTGACCCCCGGGCTCCTGGTGGTCTTCCTGCTGGGGTTGTTCTGGCGGCGGACGACGCCCACCGCGGCCTTCGTCACCATCGTCCTGGGCGTTATCTATTCCTGGGCCGTGGAGTGGATCTACGTCGCGTACCTGGCGCCATTGCCCGCGGTGGCGGCGGTGACCGGCGAGGTGCTCAACTTCTTTCACCGGGTCGTCGCGGTCGTTGTGCTATGCACGTTGACAGCGGTCCTGGTGAGCCGCTTGGGAAGTTGTCCCGAGGAAAAAGCGAAGCTGACCTGGGCTGGAGTGCTCGCCATTTCCCCCGAAGCAGTCAGGAATCTGCTGGCAGGCCTGGTGGCTTGGCTGGGGATCATGGCGGCTCTGGCGGCGGCTGTGGCCGGCGGCGGACTGTCCCCGGTAGCGGCGGCCCTTCTCGGTTCGGTCCTGACCCTGGGGATGTTCTGGTTGCTGCTGAGGCGCCGGGCCCGGAGCCGAGGGCCCGTGAACCTGGTGTCCTGGGCCGTTCGCCAAGACCGATGTTGGGCCGGTTGCCTCTGCGCGGCCGCCGTCTTCTTCCTCTTCTATTTTTATTGA